The following are encoded in a window of Arachis duranensis cultivar V14167 unplaced genomic scaffold, aradu.V14167.gnm2.J7QH unplaced_Scaffold_165934, whole genome shotgun sequence genomic DNA:
- the LOC107477425 gene encoding abscisic acid receptor PYR1-like isoform X1 codes for MEEETHTHTNTNHATPEPEPDTPIHFSDPTHHDLAFPAGLTQEEFETLKPSIAKHHTYPLSATRRQCSSLLAQRIHAPPHAVWSILRRFDKPQSYKHFIKSCHVSEDFQLAVGCTRYVDVISGLPANTSTERLDVLDDDRHVIGFTIVGGEHRLRNYRSVTSVHGFEHDGKIWTVVLESYVVDVPEGNTEEDTRLFSDTVVKLNLQKLASVTEGKITDGDARK; via the exons ATGGAAGAAGAAACACACACTCACACAAACACAAATCACGCAACCCCTGAACCCGAACCAGATACACCGATCCACTTTTCCGACCCGACCCATCACGACCTCGCTTTCCCCGCAGGTCTCACCCAAGAAGAATTCGAAACCCTAAAACCTTCAATCGCCAAGCACCACACATACCCACTCTCCGCCACGCGCCGCCAGTGCTCCTCCCTCCTCGCGCAGCGCATCCACGCGCCGCCGCACGCCGTCTGGTCCATCCTCCGCCGCTTCGACAAGCCCCAATCCTACAAGCACTTCATCAAGTCATGCCACGTCAGCGAAGACTTCCAGCTCGCCGTAGGCTGCACCCGCTACGTCGACGTCATATCCGGTTTACCGGCTAACACCAGTACCGAGAGGCTCGACGTGTTGGACGATGACCGACACGTCATCGGGTTCactattgttgggggtgagcACCGGTTGAGGAATTACCGGTCAGTTACTAGCGTTCACGGGTTCGAACATGATGGGAAGATCTGGACCGTTGTTTTGGAGTCGTACGTTGTGGACGTTCCAGAAGGGAACACCGAAGAGGATACTCGTCTGTTCTCGGATACAGTCGTTAAGCTAAACCTCCAGAAACTCGCGTCTGTCACCGAAGGGAAGATCACCGACGGTGACG CTAGAAAGTAG
- the LOC107477425 gene encoding abscisic acid receptor PYR1-like isoform X2, whose amino-acid sequence MEEETHTHTNTNHATPEPEPDTPIHFSDPTHHDLAFPAGLTQEEFETLKPSIAKHHTYPLSATRRQCSSLLAQRIHAPPHAVWSILRRFDKPQSYKHFIKSCHVSEDFQLAVGCTRYVDVISGLPANTSTERLDVLDDDRHVIGFTIVGGEHRLRNYRSVTSVHGFEHDGKIWTVVLESYVVDVPEGNTEEDTRLFSDTVVKLNLQKLASVTEGKITDGDDS is encoded by the exons ATGGAAGAAGAAACACACACTCACACAAACACAAATCACGCAACCCCTGAACCCGAACCAGATACACCGATCCACTTTTCCGACCCGACCCATCACGACCTCGCTTTCCCCGCAGGTCTCACCCAAGAAGAATTCGAAACCCTAAAACCTTCAATCGCCAAGCACCACACATACCCACTCTCCGCCACGCGCCGCCAGTGCTCCTCCCTCCTCGCGCAGCGCATCCACGCGCCGCCGCACGCCGTCTGGTCCATCCTCCGCCGCTTCGACAAGCCCCAATCCTACAAGCACTTCATCAAGTCATGCCACGTCAGCGAAGACTTCCAGCTCGCCGTAGGCTGCACCCGCTACGTCGACGTCATATCCGGTTTACCGGCTAACACCAGTACCGAGAGGCTCGACGTGTTGGACGATGACCGACACGTCATCGGGTTCactattgttgggggtgagcACCGGTTGAGGAATTACCGGTCAGTTACTAGCGTTCACGGGTTCGAACATGATGGGAAGATCTGGACCGTTGTTTTGGAGTCGTACGTTGTGGACGTTCCAGAAGGGAACACCGAAGAGGATACTCGTCTGTTCTCGGATACAGTCGTTAAGCTAAACCTCCAGAAACTCGCGTCTGTCACCGAAGGGAAGATCACCGACGGTGACG ATAGCTAG
- the LOC107478520 gene encoding uncharacterized protein LOC107478520: MLEGDYVIMGDFNTITAYHEKEGGRSKSASSIEGFNNFLNMDGTVDLGFEGCRFTWSNRQYGGNLVREWLNRCLATPNWCEAYPRSAVVHLNDQGSNHRPILLITEEEQKTIKRRFRFQEKWCKEEEVGRIVRERWKEAVQGSLMFQLFSKLKRCRHHLVEWQRSKGGNSLQQINYLKQRIDEEKGKGNQADKHQIIVLEEELAETYLKEERFWWEKTRVQWLNYGDQNTQFFFIQKRISEIDIIEFSS, translated from the coding sequence ATGTTGGAAGGTGATTATGTGATAATGGGAGACTTTAATACTATAACGGCATATCATGAAAAGGAAGGGGGCAGGTCAAAATCAGCCTCATCGATTGAAGGTTTCAATAATTTTCTCAACATGGATGGTACGGTGGATTTAGGATTTGAAGGGTGTAGATTCACATGGAGTAATAGGCAATATGGAGGAAACCTTGTCCGAGAGTGGCTCAATCGGTGTTTGGCTACACCAAATTGGTGCGAGGCCTACCCTAGATCTGCTGTGGTACACCTAAATGATCAAGGTTCAAATCATAGGCCTATTCTATTGATCACGGAGGAGGAGCAGAAGACGATCAAAAGACGATTTAGATTTCAGGAGAAATGGTGTAAGGAAGAAGAGGTTGGACGGATAGTTAGAGAAAGATGGAAAGAAGCAGTGCAAGGGTCTCTAATGTTTCAGTTATTCAGCAAACTCAAGAGATGTCGTCATCACTTGGTTGAATGGCAACGGAGCAAGGGCGGCAACTCGCTGCaacaaattaattatctaaAACAACGAATTGAtgaagagaaagggaaaggcAATCAGGCGGACAAGCATCAGATTATAGTTTTAGAAGAGGAATTGGCAGAAACATACTTAAAAGAAGAAAGGTTCTGGTGGGAAAAAACAAGGGTTCAATGGCTCAATTATGGAGATCaaaatacacaattttttttcattcaaaagcGCATATCAGAAATCGATATAATAGAATTCAGTAGCTAG